A region from the Mycolicibacterium litorale genome encodes:
- a CDS encoding acyl-ACP desaturase translates to MAKDLTEVQLLTELEPVVEANLNRHLRMRKDWNPHDYIPWSDGKNFYALGGRDWDPEQSKLSEVARTAMVQNLLTEDNLPSYHREIAMNFSLDGAWGQWVNRWTAEENRHGIALRDYLTVTRAIDPVELEELRVEQMTRGFSPGQNGQGEEVLFARSLFDSVIYVTFQELATRVSHRNTGKACSEPVADQLLQRISADENLHMIFYRDVSEAGFDIAPDQAMHSLHHVLRNFKMPGYTVPDFRRKAVVIAVGGVYDPRIHLDDVVMPVLKKWRIFEREDFTGEAARMRDDLGVLIEELEETCEKFETAKQRRLEREAKMAEKRAAKQVVSV, encoded by the coding sequence GTGGCGAAGGACCTGACCGAAGTGCAACTGCTGACCGAGCTCGAACCGGTCGTGGAAGCCAATCTCAACCGGCATCTGCGGATGCGCAAGGACTGGAACCCGCACGATTACATCCCGTGGTCGGACGGCAAGAACTTCTACGCCCTGGGCGGCCGGGACTGGGATCCCGAGCAGTCGAAGCTGTCGGAGGTGGCTCGGACGGCGATGGTGCAGAACCTCCTGACCGAGGACAACCTGCCGTCGTACCACCGCGAGATCGCGATGAACTTCAGCCTCGACGGGGCCTGGGGCCAGTGGGTGAACCGCTGGACGGCCGAGGAGAACCGCCACGGGATCGCGCTGCGCGACTACCTCACCGTCACCCGCGCGATCGATCCGGTCGAACTCGAGGAGTTGCGCGTCGAGCAGATGACCCGCGGCTTCTCTCCGGGCCAGAACGGCCAGGGCGAGGAGGTGCTGTTCGCCCGGAGCCTGTTCGACTCGGTCATCTACGTGACGTTCCAGGAACTCGCGACCCGCGTCTCGCACCGCAACACCGGCAAGGCGTGCTCCGAGCCGGTCGCCGACCAGCTGCTGCAGCGGATCTCCGCGGACGAGAACCTGCACATGATCTTCTACCGCGACGTCTCCGAGGCCGGTTTCGACATCGCCCCCGACCAGGCGATGCACTCGCTGCACCATGTGCTGCGTAACTTCAAGATGCCCGGTTACACCGTGCCGGATTTTCGCCGCAAGGCCGTCGTCATCGCCGTCGGCGGGGTGTACGACCCGCGGATCCACCTCGACGACGTGGTGATGCCGGTCCTGAAGAAGTGGCGCATCTTCGAGCGCGAGGACTTCACCGGTGAGGCCGCCCGCATGCGCGACGATCTGGGCGTGCTGATCGAGGAACTCGAGGAGACCTGCGAGAAGTTCGAGACCGCCAAACAGCGCCGCCTCGAACGGGAGGCGAAGATGGCCGAGAAGCGCGCGGCCAAGCAGGTTGTGTCGGTCTGA
- the gluQRS gene encoding tRNA glutamyl-Q(34) synthetase GluQRS: MTRSPAGRFAPSPSADLHIGNLRTAILAWLFARSTGRRFLMRVEDLDYRTDSDIAARQLADLAALGLTWDGPAEYQSAHRDRYDSVIDRLVADGMVYECYCSRRDIAQAPRAPHAPQGAYPGICRHLTDAERAVRRRETGRPPALRLRTDVLTYTVTDLLHGTYTGIVDDFVVRRGDGVPAYNLAVVVDDAAAGIDQVVRGDDLLSSSPRQAYLARLLGHPEPVYAHVPLVLNEDGARLAKRDGAVTLGEIGVPRALAQITASLGWPAHDIDELLDRFDPAGLPRHPWIYVPD, from the coding sequence GTGACCCGCTCCCCCGCGGGCCGGTTCGCGCCGAGCCCGTCGGCCGATCTGCACATCGGCAACCTGCGTACCGCGATCCTGGCCTGGCTGTTCGCCAGGTCCACCGGACGACGCTTCCTCATGCGCGTCGAAGACCTCGACTACCGCACCGACTCCGACATCGCCGCCCGCCAACTCGCCGACCTCGCCGCGCTCGGGCTGACGTGGGACGGGCCCGCGGAGTACCAGTCCGCGCACCGCGACCGCTACGACAGCGTCATCGACCGCCTGGTCGCCGACGGCATGGTGTACGAATGCTATTGCAGCAGAAGGGACATCGCCCAGGCGCCGCGCGCCCCGCACGCGCCGCAGGGCGCCTACCCGGGGATCTGCCGCCACCTCACCGACGCGGAACGCGCCGTCCGCCGCCGCGAGACCGGCCGTCCGCCCGCGCTGCGGTTGCGCACCGACGTCCTCACCTACACCGTCACCGACCTGCTGCACGGCACCTACACCGGCATCGTCGACGACTTCGTGGTCCGCCGCGGCGACGGGGTGCCCGCCTACAACCTGGCGGTGGTGGTCGACGACGCGGCGGCAGGCATCGACCAGGTGGTGCGCGGCGACGACCTGCTCAGCTCCTCCCCACGCCAGGCCTACCTGGCCCGGCTGCTCGGCCATCCCGAACCCGTCTACGCCCACGTCCCCCTGGTACTCAACGAGGACGGTGCGCGCCTGGCCAAACGCGACGGCGCGGTGACGCTGGGCGAGATCGGGGTGCCACGGGCGTTGGCGCAGATCACCGCATCTCTCGGCTGGCCGGCCCACGACATCGACGAACTCCTCGACCGGTTCGACCCGGCCGGGCTCCCGCGTCATCCGTGGATATACGTCCCCGATTGA